In Palaemon carinicauda isolate YSFRI2023 unplaced genomic scaffold, ASM3689809v2 scaffold65, whole genome shotgun sequence, one genomic interval encodes:
- the LOC137637311 gene encoding zinc finger protein OZF-like, with the protein MEDSFPHAGDKLENDVFVCDGLFNDGSHFMDPGMEFKAELELLESSEGDMKYCFDSDALVSEEDLQISKREVDKNEKSVKTGVKEESDIHLGFSRKEDKGEGRGRGNECPQKEEQMENRCCENPLCQEIDSKTQIDVGTTEKSFVGGNYEKQVSGIVNPNTQMLIHTEDLFRCRESDEIVSNEIDLKVHYEIHNRIKSFKCSVCGKAFHKKSYLATHFRIHTEEKPFKCSVCDKTFHLKSILATHFKIHAGEKPFKCNVCDKAFHLKGNLATHFKTHTGEKPFKCNVCDKVFHLKGNLARHSRIHTGEKLFKCNVCDKAFNFKNNLARHSKIHTGEKPFKCNVCDKAFSERSYLTIHYRIHTGSLKCSVCDKAFSRKSNLLRHHKIHNGF; encoded by the coding sequence ATGGAAGATTCATTTCCACACGCTGGAGACAAGTTGGAAAATGATGTGTTTGTATGTGATGGACTCTTTAATGATGGCTCTCATTTCATGGATCCAGGcatggaattcaaagcagagctAGAACTATTAGAGTCAAGCGAAGGCGACATGAAATACTGTTTCGACTCTGATGCATTGGTGAGTGAGGAGGATTTACAAATCAGCAAAAGGGAAGTTGATAAAAACGAGAAGAGTGTAAAGACAGGTGTAAAAGAGGAAAGTGACATACATTTGGGATTCAGTAGGAAAGAGGATAAAGGAGAGGGAAGAGGAAGGGGGAATGAATGTCCACAGAAAGAGGAGCAAATGGAAAACAGATGCTGTGAAAATCCTCTTTGTCAGGAAATTGATTCCAAAACTCAAATTGATGTTGGTACGACAGAGAAGTCGTTTGTGGGTGGAAATTATGAAAAGCAAGTTAGTGGAATAGTTAACCCCAACACTCAAATGCTAATTCACACTGAAGACCTGTTCAGATGCAGAGAAAGTGACGAAATAGTTTCTAATGAAATTGATCTTAAAGTACATTATGAAATTCACAATAGGATAAAGTCATTTAAGTGCAGTGTTTGTGGTAAAGCATTTCATAAAAAAAGTTATCTTGCAACACATTTTAGAATTCACACcgaggagaaaccattcaagtgcagtgtctgtgacaaaacATTTCATTTGAAAAGTATTCTTGCAACACATTTTAAGATTCATGccggggagaaaccattcaagtgtaatgtctgtgacaaagcttTTCATTTGAAAGGTAATCTTGCAACACATTTTAAAACTCACAccggggagaaaccattcaagtgtaatgtctgtgacaaagtATTTCATTTGAAAGGTAATCTTGCAAGACAttctagaattcacactggggagaaactattcaagtgtaatgtctgtgacaaagcatttaatttcaaaaataatctcgcaagacattctaaaattcacactggggagaaaccattcaagtgtaatgtctgtgacaaagcattttctgagAGAAGTTATCTCACAATacattatagaattcacactggtTCATtaaagtgcagtgtctgtgataaAGCATTTTCTCGGAAAAGTAATCTCTTAAGgcatcataaaattcataatgggttttga